The Acidobacteriota bacterium genome includes a region encoding these proteins:
- a CDS encoding pyridoxal-phosphate dependent enzyme → MPKKLYDNILETIGNTPMVRLNRIPKGIVAADVYAKIETVNPGNSIKDRMALKMIEDAEKAGKLKPGGTIIEGTSGNTGMGLAIAAVIKGYKCVFTTTDKQSKEKVDALRAFGAEVIVCPTDVDPEDPRSYYSVSSRLERDTPNSWKANQYDNPSNAQAHYEQTGPEIWEQTDGAVDHLVVGVGTGGTICGVAKYLKEKKPSVKAWGIDTYGSVFKKYKETGIFDKNEIYPYITEGIGEDFLPKNVDFSLIEAFEKVTDRDAAIMTGRIAREEGIFAGNSAGSAMAGLLQLADRFKKGETVVVIFHDHGTRYLGKMYNPDWMREKGFIDRKGLTARDLVANRQKAPLVTIDRNATVEKAAHILTENAYSQIPVTADGRLVGSVNEGYLYSEIVKNPDVLHGPVTTIMQPAIPFADISTSVDALAAMLTPESPAVLVRDFKLDATYIITRWDIIKALA, encoded by the coding sequence ATGCCCAAGAAGCTGTACGACAACATCCTCGAGACCATCGGCAACACGCCCATGGTCCGCCTCAACCGCATCCCGAAGGGGATTGTCGCCGCCGACGTCTACGCCAAGATCGAGACGGTCAATCCCGGTAACTCGATCAAGGACCGCATGGCCCTGAAGATGATCGAAGACGCCGAGAAGGCGGGCAAGCTCAAGCCCGGCGGCACGATCATCGAGGGCACGTCTGGCAACACCGGCATGGGCCTGGCGATTGCCGCGGTCATCAAGGGCTACAAGTGCGTGTTCACCACCACCGACAAGCAGTCGAAAGAGAAGGTGGATGCGCTGCGGGCGTTCGGCGCCGAAGTAATTGTCTGCCCCACCGACGTGGACCCCGAGGATCCGCGGTCGTACTACTCAGTGTCGTCGCGGCTCGAGCGCGACACGCCCAATTCGTGGAAGGCCAACCAGTACGACAACCCGTCGAATGCGCAGGCGCACTACGAGCAGACGGGACCGGAGATTTGGGAACAGACCGACGGCGCAGTCGATCACCTCGTGGTGGGCGTCGGCACGGGCGGCACCATTTGCGGTGTGGCGAAGTACCTCAAGGAGAAGAAGCCGTCGGTCAAGGCATGGGGCATCGACACCTACGGGTCGGTGTTCAAGAAATACAAAGAGACGGGGATCTTCGACAAGAACGAGATCTATCCGTACATCACCGAGGGCATTGGCGAAGACTTCTTGCCCAAGAACGTGGACTTCAGCCTGATCGAGGCGTTTGAGAAGGTGACCGACCGCGACGCCGCCATCATGACCGGCCGCATTGCGCGCGAGGAAGGCATTTTCGCCGGCAACTCGGCGGGCTCGGCGATGGCCGGACTGCTCCAGCTTGCCGATCGCTTCAAGAAGGGCGAAACCGTGGTCGTGATTTTCCACGACCACGGCACCCGCTATCTCGGGAAGATGTACAACCCCGACTGGATGCGCGAGAAGGGGTTCATCGACCGCAAGGGCCTGACCGCCCGCGACCTGGTCGCCAACCGCCAGAAGGCGCCGCTTGTGACCATCGACCGCAACGCCACCGTGGAGAAGGCCGCGCACATCCTGACCGAGAACGCGTACTCGCAGATCCCGGTGACGGCCGACGGCCGCCTGGTGGGATCGGTGAACGAGGGCTATCTCTATTCGGAGATCGTCAAGAACCCAGACGTGTTGCACGGCCCGGTCACCACCATCATGCAGCCGGCCATACCGTTTGCTGACATCTCGACCAGCGTGGATGCCCTGGCCGCGATGCTGACGCCGGAGAGCCCTGCGGTGCTGGTGCGCGACTTCAAACTCGACGCGACCTACATCATCACGCGCTGGGACATCATCAAGGCACTTGCGTAA
- a CDS encoding ABC transporter permease, with translation MMQDIRLALRHLLARPSFSVVAILTLALGIGANTAVFTVFNAVLLAPLPYAQPHRVVILTESSPQLPNASVTRFNYDDWRARAKSFSDMGAFRATAMTITGSGDPERVPAKMITANLLPLLGVAVEQGRAFAESDDRAGAEGVAMVSEALARRRFPSGAVGQSLLLDNRPYIVVGVMPARFELFQPADIYVPFGPWAATLPDDRGWHPGIFPMARLAEGVTFDQARVELDAISKQLEAEFAGSNTDVRAVITRAQDQLVQNIRPALWMLFGAVALVLLIACANVANLLLARAVGRQKEIAVRVAIGAGRGRLIRQLVVESVVLACVGGAAGLLLATWGVSLLTGPAVAGMPRAQALAVDWPVALFALALSLVTGVVFGLVPALQAVRFDLRESLNEESRGGSSSARNTRLRSTLVVMEVALALILLVGAGLLLKSFTSLTGVSPGFNPERLLVINLPLSPRVYGDSGTRSAGVERIVERVSAVPGVEQASITTMVPMGGAGATIHFNRAAFPPTGPEDFVMAGYRAVTPGYLATLGVPLKRGRLLEPRDGEGAPPVVVINESMARQYFQGLDPLGQRMQIGTEPDPDFHIMTVVGVVGDVKQSFEAGPVAEFFVPYAQFPDPVLTGLYLNIALVVRTQGDPAAVTPSIRAALREVDASQPLVNVRTMETAMAGSVAQPRLQMVLLLIFAGLAVALAVIGVYGVMAYTVSQRVAEIGVRMAMGASPSRVIGMVVWQGARLALAGIALGLVGAVLAARAVQSLLFVGARGFDPLPFIAASAVLAVAALLASYIPARRAARIPPIIALGR, from the coding sequence ATGATGCAGGACATCCGGCTCGCCCTCAGGCACCTCCTGGCGCGTCCCTCGTTCTCGGTGGTCGCCATCCTGACGCTGGCGTTGGGCATTGGCGCGAACACGGCGGTGTTCACCGTGTTCAATGCGGTCCTGCTGGCGCCCTTGCCCTACGCGCAGCCCCACCGCGTCGTCATTCTCACCGAGAGCTCGCCGCAGCTGCCCAATGCGTCGGTGACGCGGTTCAACTACGACGACTGGCGCGCGCGCGCCAAGTCGTTCTCGGACATGGGCGCCTTTCGCGCCACCGCCATGACCATCACGGGCAGCGGCGATCCCGAACGCGTGCCGGCCAAGATGATCACGGCCAACCTGCTGCCGCTGCTGGGCGTGGCGGTGGAGCAGGGCCGCGCCTTTGCGGAGTCCGACGACCGCGCCGGTGCCGAGGGCGTGGCCATGGTCAGCGAGGCGCTGGCCCGCCGGCGGTTCCCGTCGGGAGCGGTGGGGCAGTCGCTGCTGCTCGACAACCGGCCGTACATCGTGGTCGGCGTGATGCCGGCGCGCTTCGAGTTGTTTCAGCCGGCCGACATCTACGTGCCGTTCGGCCCGTGGGCGGCGACGTTGCCTGATGATCGCGGCTGGCACCCGGGGATCTTTCCCATGGCGCGGCTGGCCGAAGGCGTCACCTTCGATCAGGCGCGCGTCGAGCTCGATGCCATCTCGAAACAGCTCGAAGCCGAGTTCGCGGGCTCCAATACCGATGTCCGGGCCGTGATTACCCGGGCGCAGGATCAACTGGTGCAGAACATCCGCCCGGCACTGTGGATGCTGTTTGGCGCCGTGGCCCTGGTCCTGCTGATCGCGTGCGCCAACGTCGCCAACCTGCTGCTGGCGCGCGCCGTTGGCCGGCAGAAAGAGATCGCCGTCCGCGTGGCGATTGGCGCCGGCCGCGGCCGCCTCATCCGGCAGTTGGTGGTCGAGAGCGTGGTGCTCGCGTGCGTGGGCGGCGCCGCCGGCCTGTTGCTGGCCACGTGGGGGGTATCGCTGCTGACCGGGCCGGCAGTCGCCGGCATGCCACGAGCGCAGGCGCTTGCCGTTGATTGGCCGGTGGCGCTGTTCGCGCTGGCCCTGTCGCTGGTGACCGGCGTCGTCTTCGGCCTGGTCCCGGCGCTGCAGGCGGTGCGATTCGACCTCCGCGAATCGTTGAACGAAGAGAGCCGTGGCGGCTCCAGCAGCGCCCGGAACACGCGGTTGCGGTCCACGCTGGTGGTGATGGAAGTCGCCCTTGCCCTGATCCTGCTCGTGGGGGCGGGCCTCTTGCTCAAGAGCTTCACCTCGCTGACCGGTGTCTCGCCGGGGTTCAATCCCGAGCGCCTGCTCGTGATCAACCTGCCGCTATCGCCGCGCGTCTACGGCGACAGCGGCACCCGATCGGCCGGCGTCGAGAGAATTGTCGAACGCGTGTCGGCCGTGCCGGGTGTCGAGCAGGCATCGATCACCACGATGGTGCCGATGGGTGGCGCCGGCGCGACCATCCACTTCAACCGGGCGGCGTTTCCTCCGACGGGCCCCGAGGACTTCGTGATGGCCGGCTACCGGGCGGTGACCCCTGGATATTTGGCCACGCTTGGCGTTCCTCTTAAACGAGGGCGCCTGCTCGAACCGCGCGACGGCGAGGGGGCGCCGCCGGTGGTGGTCATTAACGAGTCGATGGCCCGGCAGTACTTTCAGGGGCTTGACCCCCTGGGGCAGCGAATGCAGATCGGGACCGAGCCGGATCCTGATTTCCACATCATGACGGTGGTGGGAGTCGTCGGCGACGTGAAACAGTCGTTTGAGGCTGGCCCGGTGGCCGAGTTCTTCGTGCCGTACGCGCAGTTTCCGGATCCCGTCCTCACCGGCCTGTATCTCAACATCGCGCTGGTGGTCCGCACGCAGGGGGATCCCGCGGCGGTCACGCCCTCCATCCGCGCCGCCCTGCGCGAGGTGGATGCCAGCCAACCGCTGGTCAACGTCCGCACGATGGAGACGGCCATGGCCGGCAGCGTGGCGCAGCCCCGGTTGCAGATGGTGCTGCTGCTCATCTTCGCGGGTCTCGCGGTCGCCTTGGCGGTGATTGGCGTCTACGGTGTCATGGCCTATACCGTATCGCAGCGCGTAGCGGAGATCGGTGTGCGCATGGCGATGGGGGCGTCGCCGTCACGCGTGATCGGCATGGTGGTGTGGCAGGGCGCGCGCCTGGCCCTGGCCGGCATCGCGCTTGGCCTGGTCGGGGCCGTCCTTGCCGCTCGGGCGGTACAGAGCCTGCTGTTTGTGGGCGCACGCGGCTTCGACCCGCTGCCGTTTATCGCGGCGTCGGCCGTGCTCGCGGTGGCGGCCCTGCTGGCCAGCTACATTCCCGCCCGACGCGCAGCCCGCATTCCGCCCATCATCGCTCTCGGCCGTTAG